From a single Thioalbus denitrificans genomic region:
- a CDS encoding ArsR/SmtB family transcription factor encodes MMLPETGDLTLITQDEDIERASRSLKAMAHPLRLKILCTLGDREISVQEIVEQVGTSQSNISQHLAILRDKGILASRKDANRVYYRVGDARTLRLISMMRDVFCTLAH; translated from the coding sequence ATGATGCTGCCAGAAACCGGAGATCTAACCCTCATCACCCAGGATGAGGACATCGAACGGGCCTCCCGCTCCCTCAAGGCCATGGCCCACCCCCTGCGCCTCAAGATCCTCTGCACCCTCGGCGATCGGGAGATCAGCGTGCAGGAGATCGTGGAGCAGGTCGGCACCTCCCAGAGCAATATCTCCCAGCACCTTGCCATCCTGCGCGACAAGGGCATACTAGCCTCCCGCAAGGACGCCAACCGCGTCTACTACCGCGTGGGAGATGCCAGGACGCTGCGCCTCATCAGCATGATGCGCGACGTTTTCTGTACGCTGGCCCATTGA
- a CDS encoding murein hydrolase activator EnvC family protein, with protein MIPARKRHGAGAGRRRRPALPCIGLLLAGVITAAPLPAAAQGGEAEKSAQLAQVRERIQALKRELEADRDRQSGLRAELEASERAMARVTRRLATLAAEQNGARERLAALTRSRDERRAELAQEREALAGLLRSGHRAGRAEYLKLLLNQEDPQRLGRMLVYYDYLGRARTERLERLRLALEELAAAESEVRGAAERLDAVRAEVQREHAALTGQQRERARVLTALGREIGAKDRQLKTLVEDEERLQRVLATLRRALADLPRDFDAEKPFPTQRGHLPWPAAGSVKAVFGASRGVGELKWNGILIAAPEGQAVHAVHRGRVAFADWLRGFGLLMIVDHGDGYMSLYGHNQHLLKEVGEWVEAGEAVASVGASGGRAASGLYFEIRHDGRPVDPIRWLARR; from the coding sequence ATGATCCCGGCCAGGAAGCGGCACGGGGCCGGGGCGGGCCGCCGCAGGCGCCCGGCGCTGCCCTGCATCGGGTTGTTGCTGGCCGGTGTGATCACGGCGGCCCCGCTGCCCGCCGCGGCCCAGGGCGGCGAGGCGGAGAAGTCCGCCCAGCTGGCGCAGGTGCGGGAGCGGATCCAGGCGCTGAAGCGGGAGCTCGAGGCGGATCGCGATCGGCAGAGCGGCCTGCGCGCCGAGCTGGAGGCGAGTGAACGGGCCATGGCCCGGGTCACCCGCCGCCTGGCAACGCTGGCAGCGGAGCAGAACGGTGCCCGTGAGCGGCTGGCCGCGCTAACCCGTTCGCGCGATGAGCGGCGCGCCGAGCTGGCGCAGGAGCGGGAGGCCCTCGCCGGACTGCTGCGTTCCGGCCACCGGGCCGGACGGGCGGAGTACCTGAAGCTGCTGCTCAACCAGGAGGATCCCCAGCGTCTGGGCCGGATGCTGGTCTACTACGACTACCTGGGGCGGGCCCGGACGGAGCGGCTGGAGAGGCTGCGCCTGGCGCTGGAGGAGCTGGCCGCGGCCGAGTCCGAGGTGCGCGGGGCCGCCGAACGTCTCGACGCGGTGCGCGCGGAGGTGCAGCGGGAGCACGCCGCCCTGACCGGGCAACAGCGGGAGCGGGCCCGGGTGCTGACGGCCCTGGGGCGCGAGATCGGGGCCAAGGACCGGCAGCTGAAGACGCTGGTGGAGGACGAGGAGCGGCTGCAGCGGGTGTTGGCCACCCTGCGCCGGGCACTGGCCGATCTGCCCCGGGACTTCGACGCCGAGAAGCCGTTCCCGACCCAGCGCGGGCACCTCCCCTGGCCCGCCGCGGGAAGCGTCAAGGCGGTTTTCGGCGCCAGCCGGGGCGTGGGGGAGCTGAAGTGGAACGGCATCCTCATCGCGGCGCCCGAAGGGCAGGCGGTGCACGCGGTGCATCGCGGGCGGGTGGCCTTCGCCGACTGGCTGCGCGGATTCGGTCTGCTCATGATCGTGGACCACGGCGATGGCTACATGAGCCTCTATGGCCACAACCAGCACCTGCTCAAGGAGGTGGGGGAGTGGGTCGAGGCGGGCGAAGCGGTGGCCAGCGTCGGCGCCAGCGGCGGGCGGGCGGCGTCCGGGCTCTACTTCGAGATCCGTCACGATGGCCGCCCCGTCGATCCCATCCGGTGGCTGGCGCGACGCTGA
- the gpmI gene encoding 2,3-bisphosphoglycerate-independent phosphoglycerate mutase yields the protein MSLTHRPIVLIVLDGWGYSDEVEYNAIRQARTPVWDHLWATRPHTLIRGSGAEVGLPAGQMGNSEVGHLNLGAGRVVYQEFTRINNAIRSGSFFDNHTLQEAIDGAVAGGGAVHLMGLLSPGGVHSHQEHIHAMADLAIRRGAEKIHIHAFLDGRDTPPQSAAASIAATEARLAELGHGSIASLVGRFFAMDRDKRWDRIQLAYDMLTQGEAPFTAPDAGTALEQAYARGETDEFVQPTLVVPPGTEPVWIRDGDAVIFMNYRADRARQLTRAFIEEGFDSFERAVVPRLSSFVSLTEYNEDFDIPVAYPPERLKNVIGEYVSRLGLHQLRIAETEKYAHVTFFFNGGLEPPFPGEDRILVPSPKVKTYDLQPEMSARELTDKLVEAIGSGRYDLVICNYANPDMVGHTGKLDAAMRAVETIDDCLGRVVEALDAAGGEVIVTADHGNVECMRDEANDQPHTAHTSDPVPFLYVGQRSAGVAEGGILADVAPTLLYLMGLEKPSEMSGRSLLEFD from the coding sequence ATGTCACTGACACACAGGCCCATTGTCCTCATCGTGCTCGATGGCTGGGGGTACAGCGATGAGGTGGAGTACAACGCCATTCGCCAGGCCCGCACGCCGGTCTGGGATCATCTCTGGGCGACCCGCCCGCACACGCTCATCAGGGGATCGGGGGCCGAGGTCGGCCTGCCCGCCGGGCAGATGGGCAACTCCGAGGTGGGGCACCTGAACCTGGGCGCGGGCCGGGTGGTCTACCAGGAGTTCACCCGCATCAACAACGCCATCCGCTCCGGCTCCTTCTTCGATAATCACACCCTGCAGGAGGCCATCGACGGCGCGGTGGCGGGCGGCGGGGCCGTGCACCTCATGGGCCTGCTCTCCCCCGGTGGCGTGCACAGTCACCAGGAGCACATTCACGCCATGGCGGATCTGGCGATCCGGCGTGGCGCGGAGAAGATCCACATCCATGCGTTCCTGGACGGGCGGGATACCCCGCCGCAGAGCGCCGCGGCGTCCATCGCGGCCACCGAGGCGAGGCTCGCGGAGCTCGGTCACGGCTCCATCGCCAGCCTGGTGGGCCGTTTCTTCGCCATGGATCGGGACAAGCGCTGGGACCGCATCCAGCTGGCCTACGACATGCTGACCCAGGGCGAGGCTCCCTTCACGGCACCCGATGCCGGTACCGCCCTGGAGCAGGCCTATGCCCGCGGCGAGACCGACGAGTTCGTCCAGCCCACCCTCGTGGTCCCGCCGGGGACCGAGCCGGTCTGGATCCGGGACGGCGACGCGGTCATTTTCATGAACTACCGCGCCGACCGCGCCCGCCAGCTCACCCGGGCATTCATCGAGGAGGGCTTCGACAGCTTCGAACGGGCCGTGGTGCCGCGGCTCTCCTCGTTCGTCTCCCTGACCGAGTACAACGAGGACTTCGACATCCCCGTGGCCTACCCGCCCGAGCGGCTCAAGAACGTCATCGGCGAGTATGTCTCCCGCCTCGGCCTGCACCAGCTGCGCATCGCGGAGACCGAGAAGTACGCCCACGTCACCTTTTTCTTCAACGGGGGGCTCGAGCCGCCGTTTCCCGGCGAGGATCGTATCCTGGTGCCCTCGCCGAAGGTGAAGACCTACGATCTGCAACCGGAGATGAGCGCCAGGGAACTGACAGACAAGCTGGTCGAGGCCATCGGCAGCGGCCGCTATGACCTCGTCATCTGCAACTACGCCAACCCGGACATGGTGGGGCACACCGGCAAGCTGGACGCCGCCATGCGCGCCGTGGAAACCATCGATGACTGCCTCGGGCGGGTGGTGGAGGCGCTGGATGCGGCGGGCGGGGAGGTCATCGTCACCGCCGATCACGGCAACGTGGAGTGCATGCGGGACGAGGCGAACGATCAGCCGCACACGGCCCATACCAGCGATCCGGTGCCGTTCCTCTATGTGGGCCAGCGCTCCGCCGGAGTCGCCGAGGGCGGGATACTCGCCGACGTGGCGCCGACGCTGCTCTACCTGATGGGGCTGGAGAAGCCCAGCGAGATGAGCGGCCGCTCGTTGCTGGAGTTCGACTGA